In the Triticum aestivum cultivar Chinese Spring chromosome 2B, IWGSC CS RefSeq v2.1, whole genome shotgun sequence genome, attttaataaattctaaaaaaaatacagatatacatgaaggcataacacacacGTGTCTAAATTTTCagttcaaaatacattgaaatgggggctgtgcaaaaaagacaaatcttgggctgtttaacacatgatactatttatTCTCTCAGACCATGAATTTATGTTTTTTGTACAGGTCACAACTCAatatatttcatcatgaatttttacaCACATGTGATCCTTACATACACACATATttttttttccagaattttttgaagcataaaagttttaatttgattttttcaaaaataaaggcctccatggatTGGCCTCCGAAACGCCTTTCTCCTGTTTTTCAGACTACAACAATTTCAGCAATGGTTTATATAACTGTTTCAGTGAATTCTTTACATGCACAGAAGAATTGGCACGCCGCTGAAGTACACTGCAAAAAGACTCACCAAACTATATTTCTTCATGTTTGACATCCAGTCGTTgtggtaagagcatctacaactggactTGGCAAATCCAAACCCCCAAACACCCACGGACATTGACCGGTCACGTCTCAAATAATGCATTCCACATTTGGatacctcaaatccatattattacatgcaacacaGTGATCTTTGAGCGGAGCTCGTCTGTCTCCGTCGTGTCCATGTCCGGCGGCCGGTTGCACTTCCTAGAGTGTTGGTCCAGTCGCCGACAAAGTAGAGAagggcatgggacacgagccggctcacgAGACTCAAGGCGCCACCGCCTCCCATGCCCAACTCCTCCTCGTCGGAGCCCAGAACCTGAACGGTGTCGGTGGACATATGATGGATGATGGATCCGTCCTGGGACGAGCCGGCGACATCCACCACGACACGGTTGCGACGCCCAGATTGCTACACCACGGGGCGTCGGAGAGTGCGGCTCCGCCTCGCCAACATCCACTGCCACGAGAACTACTGCCACCTCCTGCGCCCGATGCCTCGCACGGCGGGCACGCCGTGCCATGTTTCCGTCAAATGATGCTCATGGTGTGTCTCGCTGCTCGGTGCGCCAACAAAGGGTTGTGCGTCCGCCACCAGGTTCGGACACCAGACGGACCGTATCGCCTCCGGTGAGGCAGCGATGACACACCTATCGtcggatccatgcgccatttgggcggATGCAATGAATTCCTGATGGAAGGAGTCCGAGCGCTGCCGTGCACGGACCTCCTCCCAGGAGAGGCGGAGCGCAAGCCGGACGACCATCTCCTCCTTGGGACCGCATGGGATGAGCTCGGGGGCGACGAATCTGGAAGTGAAGGACTCGGATCTGCTGCCCGCCATGCTGGAGACTGTCAGAGATCGCCGGAGGTGAGCTTGAGTGGCGGAGGGGAGTGAAAtaaagtggctagggtttggtccagcGAGTGAATGGGGAGGAAtgtatgtggggtcgggtgggccagcgtgGGCCGGGTTCGATGTGGCGGACGCCTGGATGCCCCATacccgccccatatttgggctggatatgaggggtgccggttagCCCAGATGTTTGAGGCGTGCATCTAGATCGAAATTTCGTGACCAAGCCGTTTGCCCACGTGTTTGAGGAGGATTTGGGGCGTCCGGCTGTAGATGTTCTAACGCATGGGAAGATAATACCTGATGTTCGTGGTTCAAGACCCCTCCTCCCGCTACATTTCTTTCTATTTATTTCTCCGCATCTGTGACAAAATATAATAGAATGTTTACCTGGGCAGGTCACACAAATTCTTCTGGTTTGGCTCATTATCTCGCACGCCTGACTAGTGCAAGGTCCCAGGTTCTAACTTCCGTTGTTCTTTTCTAAGTCAATATTTCTTTCTCGCGCCCTCACTGGCAAGTGGGTCCCTCGCGAACATGGAGAGGGAGAGATAGCGGGCTACTGCTGCAGATAACATGCAATTAACGCCGTCGGATTTAACAAAATTGTATCTAAATGTTCTGTTAAGCAAGTTGAAGGACTACTTTTTTGGAGTTTTTTAGTTCTTGTACCGTTTTGTTCCCTTGGGTACAAGTTTATGTACTAATAGTGATATTAACTCTTCTTTTAACAAGGTTTCCACAACAATGCAAGGGGTATTATCTAGTTTCAATAATACTCGGATATGCCATGATACTCTAACAAAGAATGTGAAAGAAGACACAAACAAAATGAACATAGCTATTGTTGTATTGCCATGGTGTAATTTACACGAGTGTGTTGTGGTACTATCACATAAAACTACAAAAGTTCCTCTACTTTCAGCCATAGGTAAACGATGGCTTGAAGTACATGCACATCGGTGGGTCAATCCTCATGATGGACAATATTGCAGACGGGACACTCCAGATACCATCACCGCAGATCAAACCAGAAGCAACCGCACCCGCAAACTCCTCTGCCTCCTTACGGTTCACCCTCTCCCATACAAACAAGATGACAGTTCCGATAAACATGTCAATCGCGAAGTATGCCCCAATGTAAAATGAGACGGCCATGGCCATCGGGAGCGGGATGAATTTGGAGAGACTGTTTGGGGTGACATCCCGGATGAGCTTGATTGCTATGGctccaaagaagaagaaagagcatATTGCTAGGCAATGTCGTGGCAACACTGAGAATCCTTCGACACCCATGATTGACATCTCACGGAAGATGGCGGCATATGGAGCTTTGAACATACCATCAGGATTGCCAATATCGAAGGATGTCCAGTAAAGCCAAAAGGTTAGAGGAGCAATGACACAACCAAGGGAAGTGCCAATCAACTGTGACACAAACATGGACCTTGGTGATGAGAGGGTCAGGTACCCAGTCTTGAAGTCATGCATGAGATCACCAGCTGTGGATACGATGGACATCATAACACCACAAGCTGCTAAGCCGGCGATCACACCACCATGTTGGCCAACCCATGAGGCAAAAATGAAAAGGCCAATCTTTCCATATGTGAATGCAAGGTTCCAATCTGTTAGTCCAGTTCCGTATGAGTTGCAGAAGGCAAGTAGAGGAGCAACAACATAGGCAAAGAGGACAAGGTACCACTTGAGTTGTGGGAATATCATTGGTACTGTTGTAGTTGAAATTGCTGCAAGGCCCACATAACCAGATCCTGCCAACCAGGGAGGGATACTGTCTTTTAGAAACACCTCATTTAGAAGCTTTTCCTCGACTGATAATTTGGAATCCTTATCATCTGCAATTATAAAAGGTAAACAAGATGAGATCCATGATGTATGATATGATGGCAGGTCAACTAGGTACAATAAGAAAATGGCATTACCACCATGAACCCAAACAAGGGGAAGTCTTCCTTGCTTTGAACGTGCATTCATTATTTCCTTGATAGTGGCATAAATGATTTTGATGAGGTTAAAAGTACCATCACCAAGTATCAAGGATACCGATATGAAAACCTGGAAGGGTGCATTGACAACTTAGTTTTTGCTAAATATAATGTTGGCAAAGACTGATCATTAAGTGAACAAAGAATAGTTCAGAAATTTAATGATATAGATGAGCCATTTATTtattcttgaactcagtttcaTGGTTCTCATGAAATACGACCACTATGCCCACTAAAATAAATGCATAAAAGAGAGTTATCTGTATTATTCGCATATTTACAAGAACTACTTGCAAATTCACTGGGTTTATTCAATATGGAGGGAAACAGGAGACTTTGGTCAAACCTTCTAAATATTGATTCATAATCTAGTTCTTTTTCTTAGATCGGCTCAAAACATGGTACAAGATCTGTTGGTCAACAACCATCACAATTGAATTGGCAAAAGGCATAATCAAGAGACAACATGGTATTGACTAATAATTCATTATGAAATGGACAATTAGAATCCTTCACCACCATACCTTGTACCCATAGAGTCCTCTGAAGTCGTTGCTTCCAAGGTTAGCTGGGTACCACTCCCCCGCTTTTGTCGATATATATGGCCAAAGAAAACCCCAGGATATGATGGCTCCAAGAAGTGCAGAGCAATTAACTATATGTGGACATATAAGACCACATCCAATATAGGTTGGACTGAAGTCAAAATAAAACCTATAAAAAGTAGAAATTGTAAGATTCTGGATATAATGCATATGAGTATTCCAGCTTAAAGGATAGTAGTTTCATATGTTAATCCCTGCATTTCCAAATAATCCCTAATAAAGAGGATAAGGAAGGCGAATTTTTGTTTCGATTTCAAATAAAGTGATTTGTTTTTAAATTGTAAAAATACACACTTCAAAATTTTAGCACGAAAACAGTAGAAGTTAATTAGCTTACGTGTTCTTAAACGCTGCAAGGCCCAGAGAAGGGAAGTTGTCGAAGCCACAAGAATCCCCGACACCACTGAAGAACCATTTAAAGCAGTTCCAAAGGAAACTTATGCTTAAGTACTTTCCGAGACAACTAACTTGTTTTCTGCAGGCAGGGGAATAAAGTTAGTACCACCAAAACTCAAGAAATACATTAACTCAAGAAATGTAGTCAACAATCAAACTGATACAGAGACATCAAATTTGATCCCTAGTAAACATATAGATAATCCATGATTTTAATTAAAAACTGATAAACTTGTTATTTTCTACCTATCAAAAGATTCATCTCCTGTGCATAATGTACATGTTTACACCTCCCCCTCCCGCTAAAAGTATATGCAATTGTGTAGAGGGATAAGATTGCAGAATTCCTAGCCTTGATTCATCACAAACTAATTGCGACCTGAGTAGATCAGTAAAGCTTTATTATTGTTGAATTACCTAAAATGAATTTGTTCTCTCATGTACATACTACttgccgaaaaagggtttccccccgctttgtatacaaagcaaccaaccaagCCGTACAAGGATAGGTGCTGGGGcagaagcagcacagtcacgcccaaaaaaaacgacagagaaagagcaaaacaaacaaatgccgacaacggcggatcaacaaaaacgaagaagcctcgcgaaCGCTGTGCCCACCGGGATCTtccactaggctccaagactccgaagcgccaacacctatcaacacctccaagaaggatcgcgacgatgacgacgctgctgccaagggtttccctcgATACACGAGgaggcgagaggaagggtagcccccgacgccctcccgaAAGGTCAGCTggcacccacaggcgccaccgcGCCGGTGTCGGCCAAGCCGACAAGGGTTccccccgatcccaacccgcacctcgggcgctccggagccagccaccaaaccaaccaccatCCAGCGCCAACACGGTCAAGAggcccccacgccgtctcaccacgacaccgcgaagtgaggacaacacggcgaagaatcagagccgagactagggcagcagcaccgtcggcacgcgggagggccccacctccaccgtcagcgacggtagccgtacggacgcaatagcaggagcacaccaggcccgtaGGCCCACAGGCTCGGCCGAGCCCTCGTGGGTCCGTAAAGCTCCCGCCCTCGCGCTGCTGCTGGCACGCCATCGGCGCCGCCGCTCAcatccgagccgctcctcctccaCACCGAGCCGCAGACAGCAAGGCCACGCCGGCGCCgacccgctaggacccagatggggccctaaGGGCCCAGATCTAGGCCGGGGGCGCGCCGCCGGCCACCAGCGCCACCAGGCCACCCCGCCGCCAAGAGGCAGCGCCACCACCGCGCCGGCCGCCGGCCCCCGCCACCAGGACGCCGGACCACCGCAAGCCGAGCTGCAcccgccgccgagccctgccccgggAAGGGCGCTGCGCGCGGGGGAAAAGAAGGCCCATCGCCACCGAGCCACCCGCCAGATCCGGGGcgccgtccggcggcggcgggagagggagaacagagggggggggggggcgaggggagGATGCGGAGGAGCCGCCCCAGCCGCCgcccggggaggcggcgcgaggcggagtcgggagagggagagggggattcTGATGAATAATTTTCATGTACATACTACTTAATTGGCCGATAAACAATCTATAACGAGAATTGTTCAATAAATGGGCAGAAGGCTAATGTGCAATTTCATCAGATTattatgagatttggcaaccatCAGTGCTTAGCATATGAAAAAAGGTCAATTGGAAGACAATTAAACTTTAAATAACTTAAGAGTCACTAACAGTTGGGAGACAGTACTTAAAATACTTAAGTCGCGGGGACCCATAGTAAACTTTGATGACCTGATATAAGCCGTAAAAGTACCATAGGTCGA is a window encoding:
- the LOC123040470 gene encoding probable metal-nicotianamine transporter YSL6, translated to MTGPLLAGAPSAVEAVPPWREQLTVRGVVVSAILGVLFCLITHKLNLTVGIIPSLNVAAGLLAYFLVRTWTAALGMFGVVSKPFTKQENTVIQTCVVACYGLATSGGFGSYMLAMDQKTYELIGTDYPGNRAVDVKNPSLSWMIGFMFVVSFIGIFSLVALRKVMVINYKLTYPRGTATAMFINSVHAATGDELVEKQVSCLGKYLSISFLWNCFKWFFSGVGDSCGFDNFPSLGLAAFKNTFYFDFSPTYIGCGLICPHIVNCSALLGAIISWGFLWPYISTKAGEWYPANLGSNDFRGLYGYKVFISVSLILGDGTFNLIKIIYATIKEIMNARSKQGRLPLVWVHGDDKDSKLSVEEKLLNEVFLKDSIPPWLAGSGYVGLAAISTTTVPMIFPQLKWYLVLFAYVVAPLLAFCNSYGTGLTDWNLAFTYGKIGLFIFASWVGQHGGVIAGLAACGVMMSIVSTAGDLMHDFKTGYLTLSSPRSMFVSQLIGTSLGCVIAPLTFWLYWTSFDIGNPDGMFKAPYAAIFREMSIMGVEGFSVLPRHCLAICSFFFFGAIAIKLIRDVTPNSLSKFIPLPMAMAVSFYIGAYFAIDMFIGTVILFVWERVNRKEAEEFAGAVASGLICGDGIWSVPSAILSIMRIDPPMCMYFKPSFTYG